The nucleotide sequence CTACAGCTCCAGTTGAAGAGAGATAGTGCTACTTGATAGGCTAGTACTTAGGTCAGCGGCAACAGCTAAAGTAGATGCTTCGCCTTGCTGCTAACCGAACGTTCAGGTAAGCGGATTGCCGCAGCCTAGACGCCGACTGAAACGGTACTTTTCAATAGAATAAAAATGCGCCAACCTATGCCTAACTGATGAGCAATTGAGTGCGCGACAGGGGCAAGCAAAGCTCGGCCCCCTCTGCCTTCCACACCAAAACGCTTGGGCGCTGTCGTTTAGTACAACACCCATGCCAAATAGCGCAGTTAGGCATTGAAAGGCACTTAGCGTTGGTACTATATAGTAATTGTGTGTTCCCGAACTCGGTAGTACCCACCTAGCTGCCCCAGTTACCAGAGGCGGTCTGGGACTTGCCAGATGCTCAATGCAGTGCGTTCAGCAGCACGCACGAAAAAAGCCCGTACTCCACTCTGCATTAGCGAGGGAATACGGGCTTCTTTAAGCGTGCTGCCGCTGCTAGAAAGAGCGGTGCACTGCGGGGGCTTTACATGATGCTGATGGCATAGCCGCCGCCAGGCGCGCAGAGCTGCGAGAGTTTCGTCTTGCTGGTGACAGAGACTTTGCGAATCTGATAGGCTTGCGGGTTCTTTTCGTAGTGGGCGTCTTTGGCGTCGGCGTAGATGGTAGCCGTGTATTTTTTGCCGGCGGGCAGGAAGTTCAAGTTGATTTTAGAGGTGCGACCCTGCTCGTCGCAGGTGCTGCCCACAAACCACTTGTCTTGGCCTTTGGCTTTGCGGGCGTAGGTGATGTAGTCGCCGGGCTCGGCTTCCAATACCTTGGTGTCGTCCCAATCCACGGCTACGTCTTTGATGAACTGGAAGGCGTCGAGGTGCTTGTTGTAGGTTTCGGGCAAGTCGGCGGCCATTTGCAGGGGGCTGTACATGGTCACGTAGAGGGCCAGCTGCCGGGCCAGGGTGCTGTGCACGAACGACGTGTTCTGCGGATTGTAGGCGCTGACCTTAGTTTGGAAGATGCCCGGCGTGTAGTCCATGGGGCCACCAATGAGGCGCGTGAAGGGCAGAATGGTGGTGTGGTCGGCGTTGTTGCCGCCGAAGGCCTCGTACTCGGTGCCGCGGGCCGCTTCGTTGCCAATCAGGTTTGGGTAGGTGCGGGCCAGGCCGGTTGGGCGCACAGCTTCGTGGCCATTCACCATGATTTTATGCTCGGCCGCTTTTTCCAGCACGTACTGGTAGTGGTTGTTCACCCACTGGTCGTAGTGGTGGTGACCTAGCGGCACAATGTCGCCGACGTAGCCGGTTTTCACGGCGTTGTAGCCGTACTTGTTCATGAACTGAAACGCCGAATCCAAGTGCCGCTCGTAGTTGCGCACCGAGCCGGAGGTTTCGTGGTGCATGATGATCTTCACGTTTTTGCTGGCGGCGTAGCGGTTCAGTTCCACCACATCGAAGTCGGGATAGGGCGTCACAAAGTCAAACACATAGTCTTTGTGCTTACCGAACCAGTCTTCCCAGCCCGTGTTCCATCCTTCCACCAACACGGCGTCGAAACCGTGTTTGGCGGCAAAGTCGATGTACTCTTTCACGTGGGCGTTGTTGGCGCCGTGGGTGCCGTTGGGCTTCACCTTCGAATAGTCGATGGAGTCGAGCTTGATGTTTTCCTGGTTGGTGTACGACCACGTGCTCTTGCCCGTAATCATTTCCCACCACACGCCCACGTACTTCACAGGCTTGATCCAAGAAGTGTCCTTGAACTTGGTGGGCTCGTTGAGGTTCAGCACCAGCTTGGAATCCAAAATATCACCCGCTTTGTCGCTCACAATTACAGTGCGCCAGGGCGAGTTGGCCGGGGTCTGAATCAGGCCCTTGTCGCCCACGGCGTCGGGCGTCAGGTGCGACTCCAGCACGAAGTTCTTGTCGTCCAGCTCTAAGTGCATGGCCGAGTAGTCGATTAGTGCCGCCTCGTGGATGTTGATGTACAGGCCGTCTTTGCTTTTGAGCATAAGCGGCGTTTGTACTCCCGTGGCTGAAAAAGGTGTCTGAGAGGCGTTGGGCGTCGTAGCCGCTTTCATCTTGCCCCGTATTTCCGACAAATTGGAAGTGACGGTGCTGTACTCCTGCGTGTCGTAGTCGCCGGGCAGCCAGAAGGCTTTGTGGTCACCAGCCAGAGCAAACTGGGTGCGCTCTTCTTTAATGGTGAAGTAGTCGAGCTTGGGCTGGCGGGGAAACTCGTAGCGGAAGCCCAGACCGTCGTCGAACACCCGGAAACGCACCAGCATGGTACGGCTACTGGTTGCCTGCGTCAGGGTCACGGCCAGCTCGTTGTAGTGGTTACGAATGGTTTTCACCTCGCCCCACACGGGTTGCCAGGTATCGTTGAAGGTAGCCGTTTTGGTGCCGGCCACCGCAAAGCCGTTGGTGAGCGAAGGCGCGGTTTTTAGCTCCAAGCCCAGCGTGCTGGTTTTCAGCACCGGGCGGCCTTTGTAGGTAAGCTGGTAGGTCGGAACGCCGTCGGCCTGCAAGGCGAACGTGAGCGTCAGCTGGCCATTGGGCGACTTAACGCTTTGCGCCTGGGTGGTCTGCCAAAGCAAACACAACCCCAGAAACAGCACCGTACGGCTGGCTCGTCCGAAAGAAATAGCAAGCAAAGAAAAGGAAGAGTGCTTCATGTGGGAAAAGAAATGAAGTAATAGGGTGACAACAAGCAGGCGGTTGATGGGCGAAATAGATGAAGCTCAGACAGCTGAAATGAAGTGGCAGCTTTCGGCAGTACTGCGCCGGTATAGAACCCTGCGGCCTCTTTCAAACAAAGAACAGCAGTTGCCCTCTTCTGCTTTTCAGAACAACTCCTAGGCTATCTGAAAGCCAGAATGGGCACGGGTTGCACTACCTAAAAAAGCGTTTTTTAGTACGTTCTCAAGCACAGTAGCCGCCGGGCCCTACGTGTTTTGTAGCGCCCAGCGGCTATGGTGTTTAGGTGTGCTTAGTAGCCAGTGTTCTGCTTCAGGTTGGGGTTGGCAACCAAATCAGTATTGGGCAACGGGAACACCGTGCGGAACGGCTCGATGTCCTTGCCAGCAACTACCCCTCCCTTAAACGGCCAGTTGTAGCCGGTGGCGTACTTACCAAACCGAATAAGGTCGGTGCGGCGGTGGCCTTCCCAGTACAGCTCCCGGCCGCGCTCATCCAGAATATCCTGCAAGCTCACCGCAGCCAAGGGCGTTGCATTCGAGCGGGCTCGCACTGCATTTACCTGCGCCAGCGCCGTGCCGGCCGCGCCACCCGTACCGCCGCGCAATATGGCTTCGGCGTACATCAGCTGCACATCAGCCAGACGAAACAGCGGATAGTCGGTATCCACAAAGTCGCCGTTGCCGGCGGGCGGGAAACCAGAGCCGGGTAGACCGGTCGAGGTAACGTTGCGCCACTTCGTGGAGGCGTACCCATCGTTGAACGACGAGATGCTGTTGATTTGCTTGGTTTGGCCGGCCGTGTAAAACAAAGCCCGTGTATCGGTGCTGGTAGCGCCGCCAGGGAATAGGTCTACGAGGTTGCTTTTAGCCCGAATGCCGTACCAGCCCCCGTTTACGCCGGCTTCGGTGGCCGACATGCTACCCCCTACCGAAGCGTGCACCAAAAACGTGGTGTTGCCAAAGCTCTGGGTGCGCACACCGTCGTTGACTACGGGCAAGATGATTTCATTACGCGCAGCCGACGTGTTGTTGTCGGCTAGAAATAGGAACCGATAGGTGGGCGACAATTGGTAGCCCGCCGAGGGGGCCAGCACTTTGTTGGCGTACGTTACGGCCTCGGTGTTGCGAGCCGTACCAGTGTACACTTGGGCGTTCAGGTATAGCTTGGTGAGTAGCGTCCAGCAGCAGGCCTGGTCGGCGCGGGCGTAACCGGGCTGGCGCGGGGCGCCCAGGGTGCCCTCAATGGCTTTCAGCTCGGATTCAACGAAGGCGAACAAGTCGGCGCGGGATATTTGCGCGGGCAGCGCCCCGCTGCCCACCTGGAACGTTTCGTCGGCGAAGGGCACACTGCCAAATAGGTCGAGGGCATGGTAGTAGCTCAGGGCTCGCAGAAACCGCACCTCGGCCCGGTATTGGCGCACTTGGTCGGCGCTGGCACCCGTGATGCCGCGGCTGGCTAGTTGCTCGTCGGTGGTGTTGCGCAGGAAATCGTTGCAGCCCGACACCTGGAAGAAAATTTTCTCATACATGCCCCGGATAAACTGATTATCAGCATTCCAGGTGTTGGCATTGAGTTCGGGCAACCCAGCGTCGCCCCAGGCAATAATGGCCTCGTCGCTGGTTAACTCCTGCATCTTCCAGTAAGCACGCAGGTAGTTGGCATAATCCGTCGGGATGAACGAGAGGTCGGCGCGGTCGACACCGCCGTTTTGCCCGCTCACCGAGAGCGTGGCGTAGAGGCGAGCCAGCACCTGCTGAATCTGCTCGGGGTCGCGGTACACTACCTCGGGACTAGCCAGATAGCTCGGCGACTGATCGAGGTCTTTGGAGCAGGAAAACGCAACCGGGGCCAGCACGGCGGCTAGAGCCAGCACGCGCAAACGGCGATTTATATAGGTAGGAAACATGGCAGAGCGAAAAGAAAGTGGGAATTAGAAGCCCAGGTTTAGACCGACCGTGATGGTGCGCGCCCGGGGGTAGATGGTGTTGTCGACACCGGTGTTAACTTCCGGATCCAACCCTTTGTAGTCGGTAATCAGGAACAGGTTCTGCGCCGCCAACGACACGTTGAAGGTGGTGCCTTTGCGCACCAACTCCCCGAAATCGTAGCCCACGGTTACGTTTTGCAACCGCAGGAACGAAGCGTCTTCCACGTAGTAGTCGGACAGGAACTGGTTGCTGGCGTTTTGCGTGAAGCCAGAGTACAGCAGTTCTTCCCCCGAGTTGCGGATAAAGCCGTTGGAATTTTGGGAGAAAAGCGAGCGGGAACGTTGGTTGTTGTAGAGGTAGCCGCCCAGGTTGGAACGGAACGTGAAAGCTAAGCTAGCCTTGGCATAGGTCAGGTTGCCCCCGAAACCGAGGATGGCCTTGGGGCGCGGCGACTTGTAGCGGTACAGGTCGCGGCTATCCACAGTACCGTCGTTGTTGCGGTCTACAAATTCGTTGAGTAGCGGCTTGCCATCGGTGCCGTACTTCTGCTCATACACGTAGAAGGCGCCCTCCTGATAGCCCACCGTGTTGATTTGGGCGTTCTGGTTGGGCTCGCCATCGAAGTTGTAGATGGAGCTGTTGCTCACCACTACCCCTACCGCGTTCGGCGAGTCGGAGTTGGTTAGTTTGGTGAGTTCGTTGCGGTTGAAGGTGGCATTGGCGTTCAAGCTCAGAT is from Hymenobacter tibetensis and encodes:
- a CDS encoding glycoside hydrolase family 97 protein, with translation MKHSSFSLLAISFGRASRTVLFLGLCLLWQTTQAQSVKSPNGQLTLTFALQADGVPTYQLTYKGRPVLKTSTLGLELKTAPSLTNGFAVAGTKTATFNDTWQPVWGEVKTIRNHYNELAVTLTQATSSRTMLVRFRVFDDGLGFRYEFPRQPKLDYFTIKEERTQFALAGDHKAFWLPGDYDTQEYSTVTSNLSEIRGKMKAATTPNASQTPFSATGVQTPLMLKSKDGLYINIHEAALIDYSAMHLELDDKNFVLESHLTPDAVGDKGLIQTPANSPWRTVIVSDKAGDILDSKLVLNLNEPTKFKDTSWIKPVKYVGVWWEMITGKSTWSYTNQENIKLDSIDYSKVKPNGTHGANNAHVKEYIDFAAKHGFDAVLVEGWNTGWEDWFGKHKDYVFDFVTPYPDFDVVELNRYAASKNVKIIMHHETSGSVRNYERHLDSAFQFMNKYGYNAVKTGYVGDIVPLGHHHYDQWVNNHYQYVLEKAAEHKIMVNGHEAVRPTGLARTYPNLIGNEAARGTEYEAFGGNNADHTTILPFTRLIGGPMDYTPGIFQTKVSAYNPQNTSFVHSTLARQLALYVTMYSPLQMAADLPETYNKHLDAFQFIKDVAVDWDDTKVLEAEPGDYITYARKAKGQDKWFVGSTCDEQGRTSKINLNFLPAGKKYTATIYADAKDAHYEKNPQAYQIRKVSVTSKTKLSQLCAPGGGYAISIM
- a CDS encoding RagB/SusD family nutrient uptake outer membrane protein, yielding MFPTYINRRLRVLALAAVLAPVAFSCSKDLDQSPSYLASPEVVYRDPEQIQQVLARLYATLSVSGQNGGVDRADLSFIPTDYANYLRAYWKMQELTSDEAIIAWGDAGLPELNANTWNADNQFIRGMYEKIFFQVSGCNDFLRNTTDEQLASRGITGASADQVRQYRAEVRFLRALSYYHALDLFGSVPFADETFQVGSGALPAQISRADLFAFVESELKAIEGTLGAPRQPGYARADQACCWTLLTKLYLNAQVYTGTARNTEAVTYANKVLAPSAGYQLSPTYRFLFLADNNTSAARNEIILPVVNDGVRTQSFGNTTFLVHASVGGSMSATEAGVNGGWYGIRAKSNLVDLFPGGATSTDTRALFYTAGQTKQINSISSFNDGYASTKWRNVTSTGLPGSGFPPAGNGDFVDTDYPLFRLADVQLMYAEAILRGGTGGAAGTALAQVNAVRARSNATPLAAVSLQDILDERGRELYWEGHRRTDLIRFGKYATGYNWPFKGGVVAGKDIEPFRTVFPLPNTDLVANPNLKQNTGY